A stretch of the Myxococcus guangdongensis genome encodes the following:
- a CDS encoding response regulator transcription factor: MIRLNSEEQRILADLEALLVEAEPGSESLPMVLEALRDTLKAERAVAYGVDVGPDRYHVSYSHSSGFPQPTEAVFDALETFLSDRESLWGWYDPARPAPAQRNRALHFRSLQESEARQMPLHDLPAYEVGRRLGLSEAELEAQRDRVNVRSGAVYRQLGMERMAFLRTLVCEGPALLGWMGLMREEPFTEREQRVLQALTPALQRRLTMETRLRESGLMSTALEVAMEALGRAAWVVSRSGRVVHANSAGRVWLDRGEPELMEQLRRGAQGVPCSGPLTLTPLRTPGLPPHYLAIDTGTASSAAARVQALAARWSLTARESEVLTHIVQGETNKSIAGRLGCAERTVEVHVTHLLAKAHVESRSALIARFFQTS; the protein is encoded by the coding sequence TTGATTCGTTTGAATTCCGAGGAACAGCGTATCCTGGCGGACCTGGAAGCCCTGCTCGTCGAAGCAGAGCCGGGGTCTGAGTCCCTGCCCATGGTCCTGGAGGCATTGCGCGACACGCTCAAGGCGGAGCGCGCGGTGGCCTACGGCGTGGATGTGGGACCTGACCGCTACCATGTCAGCTACTCCCACAGCTCGGGTTTCCCGCAGCCGACGGAGGCGGTCTTCGACGCGCTGGAGACCTTCCTGTCGGACCGGGAGAGTCTTTGGGGTTGGTACGACCCGGCCCGCCCGGCGCCCGCACAGCGCAACCGGGCGCTGCACTTCCGCTCGCTCCAGGAGTCCGAGGCGCGGCAGATGCCCTTGCATGACCTGCCCGCCTATGAAGTGGGGCGGCGTCTGGGATTGAGCGAGGCGGAGCTGGAGGCGCAGAGAGACCGCGTCAACGTGCGCTCCGGCGCGGTGTATCGACAGCTCGGAATGGAGCGCATGGCCTTCCTGCGCACGCTGGTGTGCGAGGGCCCCGCGCTGCTGGGCTGGATGGGATTGATGCGCGAGGAGCCCTTCACCGAGCGCGAGCAGCGCGTGCTCCAGGCGCTGACGCCGGCCCTGCAGCGGCGGCTGACGATGGAGACGCGGCTGCGCGAGTCGGGGTTGATGTCCACCGCGCTGGAGGTGGCGATGGAGGCGCTCGGGCGCGCCGCCTGGGTGGTCAGCCGCAGCGGCCGCGTGGTGCACGCCAACAGCGCGGGCCGCGTGTGGCTGGACCGGGGAGAGCCGGAGCTGATGGAGCAGCTGCGCCGGGGCGCACAGGGGGTGCCGTGTTCGGGCCCGCTGACGCTCACGCCGCTGCGCACGCCGGGGCTGCCTCCGCACTACCTGGCCATCGACACGGGCACGGCCTCGAGCGCCGCAGCGCGGGTGCAGGCCCTGGCCGCGCGCTGGTCGCTCACCGCTCGCGAGTCGGAGGTGCTCACGCACATCGTCCAGGGCGAGACGAACAAGTCCATCGCCGGTCGGCTGGGCTGCGCCGAGCGCACCGTCGAGGTCCACGTCACGCACCTGCTCGCCAAGGCCCACGTGGAGAGCCGCTCGGCCCTCATCGCGCGCTTCTTCCAGACGTCCTGA
- a CDS encoding lipoprotein N-acyltransferase Lnb domain-containing protein, translating to MSRHAVWLVVLLALPAWARADETVNEGTATRVAARKSERAPEGASVPASELATSGEGPAASEVASAPGVSLDEDSLAARVHALSRAGLVLRDAAARDALLVREVEAGLQSLPPAMRRFPGGPLELMLHAEPAPLGLGDGTEARPDWSDGHARFHLYRYAPSQDRRATLRLSRLTDEESERLWRRRAVVHAVTQRWEDVFAWSRETRWRRLSGWMKPFERPLVWKEQARLHYAGAFSRERGQHSAALDLVTFAEELFVPVESLRQDALSVDEQVRCQEFSKTRALTELLESSGLGAWPVRAPCPAFDAWAERDLLSHLEVLMVAATGRQPESLFGHLLLRPVWREGAQVRGPSFERVVQLVALTGMEPRGLSYVVKGMTGSYDTVFLTGTLGDLAHESLELEQRTIRRFRLRLTHGEETRMLERIWELERRGYMGYYFFTDNCASALLFLLNGVLENERQVRPPGLMWVLPSATLDALAKLEVLGKEGPAGPLLELIPDAFESTGERAARADKTRREALESLSGHVDARPLSRLLSLHAQVQSREPEVRGEAYAALPQVVTAVLDTATPSARATVRQTLHAYVAHAVRVERAAVDRMDGERLRIERQRLLALKTPVAGSAEAGIRERQRVFEREDALQRKLAVLDRTALLQQALATAPRRPPTPEELKILVRAERTEAAFIRATDAQGALNEGVFADVDAVAFLGEDRRRKVADETRWAASAPRESGAARTVVSVGVGFPDTGAVRPLVSVRTAGLAEALGDARQHGFQASSELRVLDGELSLEPRWGPPRVVSTDMTLVGYRTLQREPLALRRSAWDSLGWGAEARVASDTTRAEPYRATVQAEALVVIDEAARFSRFTAVGVGGLARMHWSQTSLAPAAGPRFSLTHRTGLPGSGANAVRLEAAYAPTWRLGDARLTHEAGAWLQVEWWLGRAGPFGVLLTPRAQARWEGSLAPPSRRDSPAPSTWWSGTSDRRLLVGVELR from the coding sequence GTGAGCCGCCACGCGGTGTGGCTCGTGGTGCTCCTCGCGTTGCCCGCGTGGGCCCGCGCGGACGAGACGGTGAACGAGGGTACCGCGACGCGAGTCGCCGCACGGAAGAGTGAGCGCGCTCCCGAGGGAGCGAGTGTGCCGGCGAGCGAACTCGCCACCTCGGGAGAGGGCCCTGCGGCGAGCGAGGTTGCCTCGGCGCCAGGTGTTTCCCTGGACGAGGACTCACTGGCGGCCCGTGTCCACGCTTTGTCCCGTGCGGGGCTGGTGCTGCGAGACGCCGCGGCACGAGACGCGCTCCTCGTGCGGGAGGTGGAGGCGGGACTCCAGTCACTGCCGCCCGCGATGCGTCGTTTCCCGGGCGGCCCGCTGGAGCTGATGCTCCACGCCGAGCCCGCGCCACTGGGCCTGGGAGACGGAACGGAAGCACGGCCTGACTGGTCCGATGGGCACGCACGCTTCCATCTCTACCGGTACGCACCGTCCCAGGACCGCCGTGCCACGCTGCGCCTGTCCCGACTGACGGATGAGGAATCGGAGCGACTGTGGCGCCGTCGCGCGGTGGTGCACGCGGTGACGCAGCGCTGGGAAGATGTCTTCGCATGGAGTCGCGAGACACGGTGGCGCCGCCTGTCCGGCTGGATGAAGCCCTTCGAGCGTCCCCTGGTCTGGAAGGAGCAGGCGCGTCTGCACTATGCGGGCGCCTTCAGTCGCGAGCGGGGTCAGCACAGCGCGGCCCTGGACCTGGTGACATTCGCCGAGGAGCTGTTCGTCCCCGTGGAGTCCCTGCGTCAGGACGCGCTGTCGGTGGACGAACAGGTGCGCTGCCAGGAGTTCTCCAAGACGCGCGCGCTGACGGAGTTGCTCGAGTCCTCGGGCCTGGGCGCATGGCCCGTGCGAGCACCCTGTCCCGCCTTCGATGCCTGGGCCGAGCGCGACCTGCTCTCCCACCTCGAGGTGCTCATGGTCGCCGCCACCGGGCGACAGCCCGAGTCCCTCTTCGGACACCTGCTCCTGCGTCCGGTGTGGCGCGAGGGCGCCCAGGTACGGGGCCCCTCCTTCGAGCGCGTGGTGCAGCTCGTGGCCCTCACCGGCATGGAGCCCAGGGGCTTGAGCTACGTGGTGAAGGGGATGACGGGGAGCTACGACACCGTCTTCCTCACCGGCACGCTGGGAGACCTGGCGCACGAGTCACTGGAGCTCGAGCAGCGCACCATCCGTCGCTTCCGCCTTCGCCTGACCCACGGCGAGGAGACACGGATGCTCGAGCGCATCTGGGAGCTCGAGCGGCGCGGGTACATGGGCTACTACTTCTTCACCGACAACTGCGCGAGCGCGCTGCTCTTCCTGCTCAACGGCGTCCTCGAGAATGAGCGTCAGGTGCGCCCGCCCGGACTCATGTGGGTCCTGCCCTCGGCCACGCTGGACGCGCTCGCGAAGCTGGAGGTCCTGGGCAAGGAAGGCCCCGCGGGCCCACTCCTGGAGCTCATTCCGGATGCCTTCGAGTCCACGGGAGAGCGCGCCGCGAGAGCGGACAAGACGCGCCGCGAGGCCCTGGAGTCGCTCTCAGGACACGTGGACGCGCGCCCCCTGTCGCGCCTCCTCTCGCTCCACGCGCAGGTGCAATCCCGAGAGCCCGAGGTCCGAGGTGAAGCCTACGCCGCGTTGCCGCAAGTCGTGACCGCGGTGCTCGACACCGCGACACCCTCCGCGCGCGCCACCGTACGCCAGACGCTCCACGCCTATGTCGCGCACGCGGTGCGAGTCGAGCGCGCGGCGGTGGACCGCATGGACGGTGAGCGGCTGCGAATCGAACGTCAGCGACTGCTGGCCCTGAAGACGCCCGTGGCCGGCTCGGCCGAGGCGGGGATTCGCGAGCGCCAGAGGGTCTTCGAGCGAGAGGACGCGCTCCAGCGCAAGCTCGCGGTGCTGGACCGCACGGCGCTGCTGCAACAGGCCCTGGCCACCGCGCCGCGTCGTCCGCCGACGCCCGAGGAGCTGAAAATCCTCGTCCGCGCCGAGCGCACCGAGGCTGCCTTCATCCGCGCCACCGACGCACAGGGCGCGCTCAACGAGGGGGTGTTCGCGGACGTGGACGCGGTCGCCTTCCTCGGCGAGGACCGTCGGCGCAAGGTGGCGGACGAGACGCGCTGGGCGGCCTCGGCGCCGCGCGAGTCGGGCGCGGCTCGCACGGTGGTGAGCGTGGGCGTGGGCTTCCCCGACACGGGCGCCGTGCGTCCCCTGGTCAGCGTGCGCACCGCGGGCCTCGCGGAGGCGCTGGGCGACGCGCGCCAGCACGGCTTCCAGGCGAGCAGCGAGCTGCGGGTCCTCGACGGCGAGCTGTCCCTGGAGCCGCGCTGGGGACCGCCGCGCGTGGTGTCCACGGACATGACGCTGGTGGGCTATCGCACGCTGCAACGAGAGCCGCTCGCGCTGCGTCGCTCCGCGTGGGACTCGCTGGGCTGGGGCGCGGAGGCGCGCGTCGCCTCGGACACGACGCGCGCGGAGCCCTACCGCGCCACCGTGCAGGCCGAGGCGCTGGTGGTCATCGACGAGGCGGCGCGCTTCTCGCGCTTCACGGCGGTGGGCGTGGGCGGGCTCGCGAGGATGCACTGGAGTCAGACATCCCTCGCGCCCGCGGCGGGGCCTCGCTTCTCATTGACCCATCGCACGGGGCTGCCGGGCTCCGGCGCCAACGCGGTGCGCCTGGAAGCCGCCTACGCGCCCACCTGGCGCCTGGGCGACGCGCGCCTCACGCACGAGGCGGGCGCGTGGCTCCAGGTCGAATGGTGGCTGGGGCGCGCGGGGCCCTTCGGCGTGCTGCTCACTCCTCGCGCACAGGCCCGGTGGGAGGGCTCACTCGCTCCACCGTCACGTCGGGATTCACCCGCACCGTCGACGTGGTGGTCCGGTACGTCGGACCGTCGGCTGCTAGTCGGGGTGGAGTTGCGCTGA
- a CDS encoding YajG family lipoprotein, with amino-acid sequence MSLRRALLTVVLSSTALLSACALRPTYRELVAPNAAEVTAGQTVALRVVDSAGKPVQGAKVRAGERRTRMNLVSDADGLVTLETNADLLKENPLVEVVLPKGVSQYRLQLVPSGQSPSELAPQAPAAPEQVPGTEAPEAQPTTPASPETESQAPAAPATPGT; translated from the coding sequence ATGAGCCTTCGTCGAGCCCTGCTGACCGTCGTCCTGTCCTCCACCGCCCTCCTGTCCGCCTGTGCCCTGCGCCCGACCTACCGGGAGCTGGTGGCGCCGAACGCCGCCGAAGTCACCGCGGGCCAGACGGTGGCGCTGCGCGTGGTGGACAGCGCTGGCAAGCCCGTGCAGGGCGCCAAGGTGCGCGCGGGTGAGCGCCGCACGCGCATGAACCTGGTCAGCGACGCGGACGGCCTGGTGACGCTGGAGACGAACGCCGACCTGCTGAAGGAGAACCCGCTGGTGGAGGTGGTGCTCCCCAAGGGTGTGTCGCAGTACCGCCTGCAGCTCGTGCCCTCGGGCCAGTCCCCCTCGGAGCTCGCGCCCCAGGCCCCCGCCGCCCCGGAGCAGGTGCCCGGCACCGAGGCCCCGGAGGCCCAGCCGACGACGCCCGCCTCGCCGGAGACCGAGTCCCAGGCTCCCGCCGCGCCCGCGACCCCCGGCACCTGA
- a CDS encoding dienelactone hydrolase family protein gives MAGQARLTGKQGQELAGYLSEATRAKGAVVLVHEWWGLNEHIRGIADRLAKEGFTVFATDLYGGRTTKDAQEADKLLSQMDWGKASQALKDATDALRQRGGAGTKVAVLGFCMGGALTLLAGANDAGLDAVVPFYGIPPDTVDVTRIRAPILGHFATKDDWCTPERVDALEAKLKKANVPAELHRYDANHAFFNDTRPEVYSPDNAQRAWTRTVDFLRAKLG, from the coding sequence ATGGCAGGGCAGGCAAGGCTGACCGGCAAGCAGGGCCAGGAACTGGCGGGCTATCTGAGTGAAGCCACTCGAGCGAAGGGCGCGGTGGTCCTCGTCCACGAGTGGTGGGGGCTCAACGAGCACATCCGAGGCATCGCCGACCGGCTCGCGAAGGAGGGCTTCACCGTCTTCGCCACGGACCTGTACGGCGGCCGCACGACGAAGGACGCGCAGGAGGCCGACAAGCTCCTCTCCCAGATGGACTGGGGCAAGGCCAGTCAGGCCCTGAAGGACGCCACGGACGCGCTTCGCCAACGTGGAGGCGCCGGCACCAAGGTCGCCGTCCTGGGCTTCTGCATGGGCGGCGCGCTGACGCTGCTGGCGGGCGCGAACGACGCGGGGCTCGACGCCGTGGTGCCGTTCTACGGGATTCCGCCGGACACCGTCGACGTCACCCGCATCCGCGCGCCCATCCTCGGGCACTTCGCGACGAAGGATGACTGGTGCACGCCGGAGCGTGTCGATGCGCTGGAGGCCAAGCTGAAGAAGGCGAACGTGCCGGCGGAGCTCCACCGCTACGACGCGAACCACGCCTTCTTCAATGACACCCGACCGGAGGTCTACTCGCCGGACAACGCGCAGCGGGCCTGGACGCGGACGGTGGACTTCCTGCGCGCGAAGCTCGGCTGA
- a CDS encoding GreA/GreB family elongation factor, which translates to MSKAFTKEDSGGDEVLVPPRPKSSSGDKRYITPEGYRALQEELAATQGPDSGAEGLTPLEAGARRQERERRARHLVATLEEVRVVEPEAAQEGRVFFGAWVELEDEDGERARYRIVGLDEADVKSGRLSVESPLARALLGKEVGEAVLVERPRGAVEYTVVSVEYASH; encoded by the coding sequence ATGTCGAAGGCGTTCACGAAGGAGGACTCGGGCGGGGACGAGGTGCTGGTGCCGCCGCGGCCGAAGTCCTCCTCGGGCGACAAGCGCTACATCACTCCGGAGGGTTACCGCGCCCTGCAGGAGGAGTTGGCGGCCACGCAGGGGCCGGACTCCGGGGCCGAGGGGCTGACGCCGCTGGAGGCGGGAGCCCGGCGCCAGGAGCGTGAGCGTCGCGCGCGTCACCTCGTCGCCACATTGGAGGAGGTGCGCGTGGTGGAGCCGGAGGCGGCGCAGGAAGGCCGTGTCTTCTTCGGCGCGTGGGTGGAGTTGGAGGACGAGGACGGCGAGCGGGCGCGCTATCGCATCGTCGGCTTGGACGAGGCGGACGTGAAGTCGGGCCGGCTCAGCGTGGAGTCTCCGCTGGCGAGGGCGCTGCTCGGCAAGGAGGTGGGGGAGGCCGTGTTGGTGGAGCGGCCTCGCGGCGCGGTGGAGTACACCGTGGTGTCCGTGGAGTACGCGTCACACTGA
- a CDS encoding class I SAM-dependent methyltransferase, which yields MFHRQGPTLLELAEQAFSSVEQGYDLLAPKFDYTPFRTPDPVLRAAIEALGPAGSVGTALDVCCGTGAAMRHLRPLARERVAGIDVSQGMLEEADRRLSGAPGTAAFEFVRGDALEMTFDAAFDVATSFGAFGHILEADEPRLIQRIHQALRPGGRFLFVTGHPPSKLRPGYWVARSFNAAMRVRNALWKPPFVMYYLTFLVPRARALLEAQGFSVEVRDGILPEPFTPLATVIATKR from the coding sequence ATGTTCCATCGTCAGGGGCCCACCCTCCTCGAACTGGCCGAGCAGGCCTTCTCCTCCGTCGAGCAAGGCTACGACCTGCTCGCCCCCAAGTTCGACTACACGCCCTTCCGCACCCCGGACCCCGTGCTCCGCGCCGCCATCGAAGCCCTGGGCCCCGCGGGCTCCGTCGGCACCGCGCTGGACGTGTGCTGCGGAACCGGCGCCGCCATGCGCCACCTGCGCCCACTGGCCCGCGAGCGCGTCGCCGGCATCGACGTGAGCCAGGGCATGCTCGAGGAAGCGGACCGCAGGCTCTCCGGCGCACCGGGCACCGCCGCGTTCGAGTTCGTCCGGGGTGACGCGCTGGAGATGACCTTCGACGCCGCGTTCGACGTGGCCACCAGCTTCGGTGCGTTCGGCCACATCCTCGAAGCGGACGAGCCGCGCCTGATTCAGCGCATCCACCAGGCCCTGCGCCCCGGTGGGCGGTTCCTCTTCGTCACCGGACACCCGCCCTCGAAGCTGCGCCCCGGGTACTGGGTGGCTCGAAGCTTCAACGCCGCCATGCGCGTGCGCAACGCCCTGTGGAAGCCACCCTTCGTCATGTACTACCTGACGTTCCTGGTGCCTCGCGCCCGCGCGCTGCTGGAGGCCCAGGGCTTCAGCGTCGAGGTCCGCGACGGCATCCTCCCCGAGCCCTTCACGCCCCTGGCCACCGTCATCGCGACGAAGCGCTGA
- a CDS encoding vWA domain-containing protein encodes MRRVAVVAFLALLFVDCRDERLVPSLPPGFHVDTYAQRSASAVDVLWVVDDSASMAPRQESLARNFQAFISLFREGRIDYRMGVATTDTFARPGELVGTPRVLRPDTPGLEQAFADSVRVGTGGSAYEAGLEAASQVLARLARENAPVLEARASCVSSCATDTCREACRATHAVEFLRPEAWLYLAFVTDEDDRSPHDVRMYWREFSRAKGLGNDGTVMASAIIGDVPANGCGAEPGARYAELVSLMGGELGSICDEDFAETLRTLATSAVGLRRSFALAKRPREGSLRVRVRQPCGTQEDSRRACVSVDRAACEGQPAEALEAVCIPEAGGEHGWVYQSERETVFFAGDSVPGLGSRVELEYVEDGS; translated from the coding sequence ATGCGCCGTGTCGCCGTCGTCGCCTTCCTGGCGCTCCTCTTCGTCGACTGTCGGGATGAGCGATTGGTGCCGTCGCTCCCACCGGGCTTCCACGTCGATACGTACGCGCAGCGCTCGGCGTCGGCGGTGGATGTGTTGTGGGTGGTGGATGATTCGGCCTCCATGGCGCCTCGCCAGGAGTCGCTCGCGCGCAACTTCCAGGCGTTCATCTCGCTCTTCCGCGAAGGGCGCATCGACTACCGGATGGGCGTGGCGACGACGGACACCTTCGCGCGCCCCGGGGAGTTGGTGGGAACGCCGCGGGTTCTTCGTCCGGATACGCCAGGGCTGGAGCAGGCCTTCGCGGACAGCGTGCGCGTGGGGACGGGAGGCAGCGCGTACGAGGCGGGCCTGGAGGCCGCGAGTCAGGTGCTGGCTCGTCTGGCGCGCGAGAATGCGCCGGTGCTGGAGGCGCGAGCGTCCTGTGTGTCGAGCTGCGCCACGGACACGTGTCGCGAGGCGTGTCGGGCGACGCATGCGGTGGAGTTCCTGCGTCCGGAGGCGTGGCTGTATCTGGCGTTCGTGACGGACGAGGACGACCGCTCGCCGCACGACGTGCGCATGTACTGGCGTGAGTTCTCGCGGGCGAAGGGGTTGGGCAATGACGGGACGGTAATGGCCTCGGCCATCATCGGCGACGTGCCCGCGAATGGTTGTGGCGCGGAGCCGGGGGCTCGGTACGCGGAGCTCGTGTCCCTGATGGGCGGAGAGCTGGGGAGCATCTGCGACGAGGACTTCGCCGAGACGCTGCGCACCCTGGCGACGAGCGCGGTGGGGCTGAGGCGCTCGTTCGCGCTCGCGAAGAGACCTCGGGAGGGCTCGTTGAGGGTCCGTGTCCGCCAGCCCTGTGGGACGCAGGAGGACTCACGGAGGGCTTGTGTGTCGGTGGACCGCGCGGCTTGCGAGGGGCAACCGGCGGAGGCGCTTGAGGCGGTCTGCATCCCAGAGGCGGGAGGCGAGCACGGCTGGGTGTATCAGTCCGAGAGAGAAACGGTGTTCTTCGCGGGGGACTCGGTGCCGGGGCTGGGGTCGCGGGTGGAACTCGAGTACGTGGAGGACGGGTCGTGA
- a CDS encoding IPT/TIG domain-containing protein: MRTTSSLAFSLIATMLIACGGTSRPPGTPPDAGLDDGGVPDAGARDAGTRVDAGAPVAPVIQSVLPTRGERGGGTWVTLKGRGFVEGVARGAPEAAALTTLRVGPNLVRDFQLIDDSTLDLRTPPGAVGPVDLTLDNPNGTARCESCFTYVETFDVRALSGDTGALSGGETVSLLGEGFPEGPGLQVLFDGTASPSVTRVSSSELRVLVPRGRVAGSVDVRVQGHGVGDVLRRAYRYVEDTRVTQVSPLTGPRTGGTVTVITGQGFEGATRVLLGDTPATALQVESSTRLVVTTPPAPSIGVAPIRIVTPRGTWTVRQGFAYVDDSPLALHGVFPRVGAQHDGTVTLMGTSLDAPDLSVTFDATPAQVVTATATTVTVRVPPRGTLPRTVSVRVQSGATSASLPQGYTFRLALDPLTPNHGSATGGTQVRLTGSALPPDVVVRVGALPSPQVTESSETELRFLTPPGGAGTHSLHVSSASDPENEALLPAAFTYEAALTLSQLEPSSGAVAGGARVTVRGVGFVDGASVTFGGEPATEVLIHDAHTLTCRIPASRIQGPVEVAVVHGTQRSALPESFHYFDPRGPGGLSGEALMGTLNVTVLDTSSGSYGQPVSGATVLLGPDLTPVLQGGTDARGQLTLSDSGIAGAQVVTVFKPGHDMVTVAGIRSENLTVYLRRLDSEGNPGNPPVPATARISGRVRGFKPPRPLGPNEVLEARVFVAQPSPASGPPFAGTGDRRAETWRVREDGGPFLVLAQPGLRAVYAVLGVLRDGVDFEPYLLGIRRGVAVSGARAAENQDVVFDMHLDVTVPLNVDGPLVIAGEEARHQVYAWLDLGAEGVVPHPHNWGTGTRLYTSIEGPGPRLTYPQLPHVDGANLLFLDLLRGSTAYPQGLLYHRQPGALGGGVTLAPMLPLPVFTQPGTRFEGTVAWTPTPSTSTSTPEVQLLTLLAPGTEGGIRWTVVLPGGQTQVTLPGPALDALRAELPEGARLRADLSLARVPRFEYSQWTYDALSTATWTAYVLGRSEVFDP, encoded by the coding sequence ATGAGGACCACGTCATCGTTGGCGTTCAGCCTCATCGCCACGATGCTCATCGCATGTGGTGGCACCTCGCGCCCACCTGGGACTCCGCCGGACGCAGGACTGGATGACGGCGGTGTTCCTGATGCGGGAGCGCGAGACGCGGGGACACGGGTCGATGCGGGCGCACCCGTCGCGCCGGTGATTCAGTCCGTGCTGCCCACGCGAGGCGAGCGGGGTGGTGGGACCTGGGTGACGCTGAAGGGTCGAGGCTTCGTGGAGGGCGTGGCCCGCGGTGCACCCGAAGCAGCGGCGCTCACGACGCTTCGAGTCGGCCCGAACCTCGTCCGCGACTTCCAGCTCATCGACGACTCCACCCTCGATCTGCGCACACCTCCCGGAGCAGTGGGGCCGGTGGACCTCACGCTCGATAACCCGAACGGCACGGCACGCTGTGAGTCCTGCTTCACCTACGTCGAGACCTTCGATGTTCGAGCGCTCTCGGGGGACACGGGGGCACTCTCCGGAGGAGAGACCGTGTCGCTGCTCGGCGAAGGTTTCCCCGAAGGGCCAGGGCTCCAGGTCCTCTTCGATGGCACGGCGAGCCCCTCGGTCACGCGTGTCTCCTCGTCGGAGCTTCGTGTCCTCGTCCCCAGGGGGCGCGTGGCTGGCTCCGTCGACGTGCGAGTCCAGGGCCACGGTGTCGGTGACGTGCTCCGACGCGCGTATCGCTATGTCGAGGACACGCGCGTCACCCAGGTCTCGCCGCTCACGGGTCCAAGAACCGGAGGCACCGTCACCGTCATCACGGGCCAGGGTTTCGAGGGAGCGACTCGAGTCCTCCTCGGAGACACACCCGCCACCGCTCTCCAGGTGGAGTCTTCCACGCGACTCGTGGTGACCACGCCACCCGCCCCGTCCATCGGAGTCGCGCCCATCCGCATCGTCACGCCAAGAGGCACCTGGACCGTGCGCCAGGGCTTCGCCTACGTCGACGACTCCCCGCTCGCCCTGCACGGAGTCTTCCCGCGAGTAGGCGCCCAGCACGACGGCACCGTGACGCTGATGGGGACCTCGCTCGATGCACCCGACCTGTCCGTGACCTTCGATGCAACCCCTGCACAGGTCGTCACGGCCACCGCGACCACCGTCACGGTCCGGGTCCCTCCACGAGGGACGCTCCCTCGCACGGTCTCCGTGAGGGTCCAGTCCGGCGCCACGAGCGCGAGCCTCCCCCAGGGCTACACCTTCCGTCTCGCGCTCGACCCGCTGACGCCGAACCACGGGAGCGCGACAGGCGGAACCCAGGTTCGACTCACGGGAAGCGCACTGCCTCCAGATGTCGTGGTGCGAGTCGGCGCACTGCCGTCGCCACAAGTCACGGAGTCGAGTGAGACGGAGCTGCGCTTCCTCACACCGCCAGGAGGCGCGGGGACACACTCCCTCCACGTCTCCTCCGCGAGCGACCCCGAGAACGAAGCCCTGCTTCCAGCGGCCTTCACCTACGAAGCCGCGCTCACCCTGTCCCAGCTCGAACCCTCCAGTGGAGCCGTCGCCGGAGGCGCCCGAGTCACGGTGCGAGGCGTGGGCTTCGTCGATGGAGCGTCCGTCACGTTCGGAGGAGAACCCGCCACCGAGGTGCTCATCCACGACGCGCACACGCTCACCTGTCGCATCCCTGCCTCGCGAATCCAGGGACCCGTGGAGGTCGCCGTCGTCCATGGCACCCAGCGCTCCGCGCTCCCCGAGTCCTTCCACTACTTCGACCCACGAGGCCCCGGAGGGCTCTCCGGCGAGGCCCTGATGGGCACTTTGAACGTCACCGTGCTCGACACGTCGTCGGGGAGCTACGGCCAACCCGTCTCGGGAGCCACGGTGCTGCTGGGCCCGGACCTCACGCCCGTCCTCCAAGGAGGCACGGATGCGCGAGGACAGCTCACGCTCTCGGACTCAGGCATCGCGGGCGCGCAGGTCGTCACGGTCTTCAAGCCAGGCCACGACATGGTGACGGTGGCGGGCATCCGCTCGGAGAACCTGACGGTGTACCTGCGCCGTCTCGACAGCGAGGGCAACCCCGGCAATCCACCCGTGCCCGCGACCGCGCGCATCTCCGGCCGCGTGCGAGGTTTCAAGCCACCTCGACCTCTCGGACCGAACGAGGTGCTCGAGGCGCGCGTCTTCGTGGCCCAACCCAGCCCCGCGTCAGGACCACCCTTCGCGGGGACAGGCGACCGCCGCGCGGAGACCTGGCGAGTCCGTGAGGACGGAGGTCCATTCCTCGTCCTGGCCCAGCCTGGACTGCGCGCCGTGTACGCGGTGCTGGGGGTTCTCAGGGACGGAGTGGACTTCGAGCCCTATCTGCTCGGTATCCGCCGAGGCGTCGCGGTCTCCGGAGCGCGGGCGGCGGAGAACCAGGACGTCGTCTTCGACATGCACCTGGATGTCACGGTGCCCCTCAACGTGGACGGCCCACTCGTCATCGCGGGAGAAGAGGCACGACATCAGGTCTACGCATGGCTGGACCTGGGAGCCGAGGGCGTCGTGCCCCATCCCCACAACTGGGGCACGGGCACGCGCCTCTACACGAGCATCGAGGGACCCGGACCGCGCCTCACTTATCCACAACTTCCCCACGTGGACGGCGCGAACCTGCTCTTCCTCGACCTGCTGCGAGGCTCCACCGCCTATCCCCAGGGCCTGCTGTACCACCGTCAACCCGGAGCCTTGGGCGGCGGTGTGACACTCGCGCCGATGTTGCCGCTGCCTGTCTTCACCCAGCCTGGGACTCGCTTCGAGGGCACCGTGGCTTGGACGCCCACGCCCTCCACCTCCACCTCCACGCCCGAGGTGCAGTTGCTCACGCTGCTCGCGCCCGGAACGGAGGGTGGCATCCGTTGGACGGTCGTGCTCCCGGGAGGGCAGACGCAGGTGACGCTCCCCGGTCCCGCGCTCGACGCACTCCGAGCGGAGCTGCCCGAAGGTGCGCGACTGCGCGCCGACCTCTCCCTCGCGCGAGTCCCTCGCTTCGAGTATTCGCAGTGGACCTATGACGCGTTGTCCACGGCGACCTGGACGGCGTATGTCCTCGGGCGCTCGGAGGTCTTCGACCCGTGA